In a genomic window of Longimicrobiales bacterium:
- the rplU gene encoding 50S ribosomal protein L21: MYAIIRSGDKQFRAEPGMTVRVPALSADVGDTVTFEEVLVASTDDGTSVGTPTVANATVTGEVVRHGKDRKVIIFKWKRRKNYRRKQGHRQKFTEVRIGEIKVG, translated from the coding sequence ATGTACGCGATTATTCGTAGCGGCGACAAGCAGTTCCGCGCCGAGCCCGGCATGACCGTGCGTGTGCCCGCGCTGAGCGCGGACGTCGGCGATACGGTGACCTTCGAGGAGGTGCTCGTCGCGAGCACCGACGACGGCACGAGCGTCGGCACGCCGACCGTGGCGAATGCCACGGTGACGGGCGAAGTCGTGCGCCACGGCAAGGACAGGAAGGTCATCATCTTCAAGTGGAAGCGCCGCAAGAACTACCGCCGCAAGCAGGGCCATCGGCAGAAGTTCACCGAGGTCCGCATCGGCGAGATCAAGGTCGGCTGA